The Dioscorea cayenensis subsp. rotundata cultivar TDr96_F1 chromosome 19, TDr96_F1_v2_PseudoChromosome.rev07_lg8_w22 25.fasta, whole genome shotgun sequence genome includes a window with the following:
- the LOC120250224 gene encoding F-box protein At5g39250 produces the protein MAKDWSHGEVLKAIFPLLDGKDLIACMLVCRQWRDIAKDDYFWKCICARRWPSICKRPPPSLSYHKLFVTFSKPQRPQPLLPPRLSFNDLEFYVDLWSDDQLLFSEAISGSMLRMGIKNPPPGIPDVLRVHLDGPDYKMVMHVDPRFTIPLGRTITVSILIGRRDTNEVACIVNKSVFDYVDGSAFRALAYDYLKFSPGHPFISGIRAWVSLLFMANGNDNIIDVFGIEVDFCDAASSENEVLWLLDMLDWK, from the coding sequence ATGGCCAAAGATTGGTCACACGGTGAAGTTCTTAAGGCCATATTCCCACTTTTGGATGGCAAAGACCTTATAGCTTGCATGCTGGTATGCCGACAGTGGAGAGACATTGCAAAAGATGACTACTTCTGGAAATGCATCTGTGCCCGAAGATGGCCTTCTATCTGCAAGAGACCTCCACCTTCTCTCAGCTACCACAAATTGTTTGTAACCTTCTCAAAACCCCAGCGCCCACAGCCTCTCCTGCCACCAAGGCTATCATTCAATGACTTAGAGTTCTATGTTGATCTGTGGTCTGATGACCAGCTGCTATTCTCCGAGGCAATCTCTGGGTCTATGCTCCGGATGGGCATAAAGAATCCCCCTCCTGGCATCCCTGATGTCCTCAGAGTTCACCTAGATGGCCCTGACTACAAGATGGTGATGCATGTTGACCCTAGGTTCACTATACCTCTCGGCCGGACCATTACTGTTTCCATTCTCATTGGTCGGAGGGACACCAATGAGGTTGCCTGCATTGTAAACAAATCAGTCTTTGATTATGTAGACGGAAGCGCTTTCAGGGCATTGGCGTACGACTACCTGAAGTTCTCTCCTGGCCATCCATTCATCTCTGGAATTAGAGCTTGGGTGTCATTGCTTTTCATGGCCAATGGGAACGACAACATCATCGATGTTTTTGGCATTGAGGTAGACTTTTGTGATGCTGCTAGCTCTGAGAATGAGGTTCTGTGGCTTCTTGACATGCTTGACTGGAAATGA